The sequence GAGTTTTTTGATGTTCTTTTCCACATATGCCAGCGAAGCTCCGTAGAGCTGGGAAATGACCGCCAGGGACATCATAAGAAGCAGGTACGGCTCAACAGAGACCCTTGGCATCACTCCAAAAAGGAACCTCAAAAGACCGTAGATACCCGCATTCATCATGACCGCGGACATGAGCACGGTTGCAGGATAAGGAGCATTAACATATGTTTCCGGAAGCCAGCTGTGCATCGGGAACACAGCCAGTTTTACAGCAAAACCAAAGAAAAGCAGAAGAGACGCTATCTTAAGCGGGAACAGCGCTACTGCCGGGAGCATATATTTTATGGAAAGCATATCGGTGGTCCCGGTAAGGGAGAACAGCATAAGAAAAGCGAACAAAAGAAGTACCGCTCCCAGATGGGTAAAAATGAAATACTTTACCGCTATGGCGAACGACCTTGCTTTATCTGCCCCAAAGTAAGCGACAAAAGCAAAGGTCGGAAGAAGCATCATCTCCCAGAACAGGTAAAAAAGGATAAGGTCGGAAGAAAAGAAAACCCCGGTAAGGCCGGCAAGAAAAAGCATGACCAGGGAGTAAAATGCCCTGGAATTGAAGTCTTTTTCGTTCTTAAAATAACCCAGCGAATATATGACGGCTAAAAAGGCGACCACGGATGAGACTGCCGCCGCCATCATCGAGAGCCCGTCGCAATAAAAGCCTCCCTTGATGCCGACCAGTTTTATCCACTCCCCCGTTATAGAGACGGTCTTATCAAAAGGAGGAAAAAATAGAAGCAATAAAGCTGCGGCCATCGACGCAAAAGCAAAAACACAGGCCCATACCCCGGAAGAAAAGAACCCTCTGTCCCTGCCGAAAAGGAATATCAGCACGCTCCCCAAAAAGGGAAACAGAAGCACAAGGGATGTAAGAACAAAAATATCCATCACCGCCTCCACACTATCATCCAGACAACCAGGGCAAGGCCAAGGACCATTCCGGAAAGGTTAAGATTAAGCTCTCCGGTCTGCACTTTCCTGAGACTGGAAGAAAAGGAATAAAAAACGCTTCCGACAGCATAATTGAACCTGTTCAGGATGCCTTCGTCCAGGATCCTTGAAACAGACGCGGAAACGGAAATAAAGCTCCCTATCAAAGCCCCGTAGAGGTCATCGAACCAGAAGCCCCGTCCGGCAGCATAAAGATAAGGTCGGGCAGCAAAACCCAGCAGGGATAATATCCTTCGTCTGAAATAATAAGCGGCAACCCCCGTGGTTATAACGGCCAGAGAAAGTATAGTTATGCTGCTAAAAAATATCTCGCGCATGAACTCCGAAAAAGCAAGATGCTCGACATGAATGCCGGACAGATGCAGGCTGCTTGAAAAAGCCGGCGCCAAAAGCCAACTAACGAAAGAGGCAAGCGCCAGCAACGCCAGCGGAAGGCTCATCTGCCACGGAGCATCATGGCCATGGGCTTTAGAGCCGGCACCGAGAAAAACTTTTGAATAAGTGCGAAGTGTATAAAGGATCGTAAAGACCGCGGCAATGCATATAAGGATAAAAGGAAGGGTCTCTTTGGATGCATAACCCGCCGCCAGGATAAGGTCTTTGGAAAAGAAACCGTTAAGGATGGGAATGCCCATAAGAGCAAGGGCGCCGGCGCCGAAGCAGAGCGCTGTCAACCTCATCCGGCCAAAAAGGCCTCCCATGGAATCTATGTTCCTTGTGCCGACGGCATGGATAACGGCGCCGGCGCACAAAAAGAGAAGGGCCTTGAAGATGGCATGGCTCATCAGATGGAACTGCGAGGCAAACAGCCCGCCCGCCCCTATAGAGAACATCATAAAGCCTAGCTGGCTGACGGTAGAATAAGCAAGTATCCTTTTAAGGTCCTTCTCGGAAAGTGCCATGGAAGCAGCAAGGATGGCGGTGAGCGCTCCCACCCAGGCCAGTGAAGTTGTCCAGTAAGGAACTTCATGAAAAAGAGGAAATACCCTTGCCATAAGATAGACGCCTGCATTGACCATGGTGGCGGCATGGATTAGAGCCGAGATCGTGGTGGGAGCCTCCATGGCATCGGGCAGCCACACATGAAGCGGCGCCTGAGCCGATTTGCCTATCGCCCCCAGCATAAAGCCGAAGGCTGAAACGGCAAGAACAGCCGAAGGCAGCATCCCTAGTTTTGCGGCTACCTCAGCCATATTGAAAGTGCCTGTATATACATATAATAGAAGGATGCCGATAAGAAGTCCGATATCCCCCACCCTGGTCGTCATAAAGGCCTTGATGCCTGCGCGGACGGCTTTGGGGTCCCTGTAGAAAAAACCTATAAGGGCATATGAACACAGCCCAACTATCTCCCAGAAGATGTAAAGAGTGAGGAAGTTATCGGAAAGCACGAGCCCTATCATCGAGCCGATAAAGAGCAGTACCAGGCTGTAATACCTGAGAAGGCCGTCCTCTTTTTCCATGTATTTTACAGAATAAAGCACTATCAAGGCGCCGATCACGGCTGCAACGCACACAAGGTTGACCGATAATGCATCAAGGGTGATGCCGATATTTATGCCCGGCAGCCATTCGAAAGAAAAAGCGCTTCCCTGACTTATCTGCGGTATAAGCATCAGCGAAAACACGGCAGTTATCATGGCCGCAAGGACAGCAAAAGCATTCCTGAACCCGCCTCCAAAGAGCTGGGCCGCCGGCACCAGGGCCGCTGACAAAACTGGCACTAAAATAACAAGCGCGCCAAAAACCATATTATCCTTTCAACTTATTAAGATGCTTGACATCCAGGGAGCGGTTCTGCTTAAAAAGGTTCATTATCAGAGCCAGAACAATGGCCGTGACCACCACTTCAATCACTATAATAGTGACGACCAGGGACTGGGTTATCGAGGTGTTGCCGTGAAGATAGCCGAAGCTGATAAAGGCAAAGCTCGCCGCCCTTGCCATTATCTCTATTCCTATGATCATCCTGATCATGTTGGAGGTCCTTAGAACACTGGCAAAGCCGATAAAGAACAGGACAGCAGAGCCCGCAAGATTAAGGTCTATATTGGGAAAAGGCAGGTTCATTGCTTGTTCCTTTCGGCAAAGAAAACCAGTATGCCCATTGCAGCAGTAAAGATCAGCACTGCCTGGACTATGGTGTCGAGCTTCCTGAAATTCCAGAGGACATGGTGAAAATCGCCGAGGTTGATTATCGCAAACGGAAGGGCCGGGACCGAGTAAAGAGATAGTCCTATAACAAGGAACGAGAGCAGCAGCAGTACCGCGGACAAAAGGAGAACAATGTTCTTCACGCTCATTTTCTTTGCCCGTCCTCGTCATTGGTCATGCTGACGACCGTAGAGAACATTACGGTGATAAGGCCTGCGCAGACAGAGAGCTCAAATACGGCGGCATAGGGGGAGTTCATCTTAAAAAAAGCTATCGAGAGAAGTATGCTCAGTATCCCGAGACAGATACCGGCCTTGAGAAGGTCCTTCAGCAGGACCGCGCCTGCCGCGCTTAAGACTAACCCTGTCAAAAGTATAAGGTTCATTTCGTCCTTTTCAATAAAAATCCGCCTCCGTCGGCGGACTACACTGGAATTATAACGGAAATAGAATTTGTATTCAAGCCGGTCGGGGTT comes from Candidatus Margulisiibacteriota bacterium and encodes:
- a CDS encoding NADH-quinone oxidoreductase subunit M — its product is MDIFVLTSLVLLFPFLGSVLIFLFGRDRGFFSSGVWACVFAFASMAAALLLLFFPPFDKTVSITGEWIKLVGIKGGFYCDGLSMMAAAVSSVVAFLAVIYSLGYFKNEKDFNSRAFYSLVMLFLAGLTGVFFSSDLILFYLFWEMMLLPTFAFVAYFGADKARSFAIAVKYFIFTHLGAVLLLFAFLMLFSLTGTTDMLSIKYMLPAVALFPLKIASLLLFFGFAVKLAVFPMHSWLPETYVNAPYPATVLMSAVMMNAGIYGLLRFLFGVMPRVSVEPYLLLMMSLAVISQLYGASLAYVEKNIKKLVAYSSISQMGYVLFGAATATALGISGAAFHLVNHSVIKALLFMTAGAVFFSAKNENTEQLGGLARALPFLALLGSVACLAISGVPLFGAFQSEWMIFAGGFMSAYPWLAALSVLGIVLTAAYALRFVAAVFFGEKEPAAGERPGYLVYVPMVLLALATLLIGLFPGYVSSFVRLSIKMLGV
- a CDS encoding NADH-quinone oxidoreductase subunit L — translated: MVFGALVILVPVLSAALVPAAQLFGGGFRNAFAVLAAMITAVFSLMLIPQISQGSAFSFEWLPGINIGITLDALSVNLVCVAAVIGALIVLYSVKYMEKEDGLLRYYSLVLLFIGSMIGLVLSDNFLTLYIFWEIVGLCSYALIGFFYRDPKAVRAGIKAFMTTRVGDIGLLIGILLLYVYTGTFNMAEVAAKLGMLPSAVLAVSAFGFMLGAIGKSAQAPLHVWLPDAMEAPTTISALIHAATMVNAGVYLMARVFPLFHEVPYWTTSLAWVGALTAILAASMALSEKDLKRILAYSTVSQLGFMMFSIGAGGLFASQFHLMSHAIFKALLFLCAGAVIHAVGTRNIDSMGGLFGRMRLTALCFGAGALALMGIPILNGFFSKDLILAAGYASKETLPFILICIAAVFTILYTLRTYSKVFLGAGSKAHGHDAPWQMSLPLALLALASFVSWLLAPAFSSSLHLSGIHVEHLAFSEFMREIFFSSITILSLAVITTGVAAYYFRRRILSLLGFAARPYLYAAGRGFWFDDLYGALIGSFISVSASVSRILDEGILNRFNYAVGSVFYSFSSSLRKVQTGELNLNLSGMVLGLALVVWMIVWRR
- the nuoK gene encoding NADH-quinone oxidoreductase subunit NuoK gives rise to the protein MNLPFPNIDLNLAGSAVLFFIGFASVLRTSNMIRMIIGIEIMARAASFAFISFGYLHGNTSITQSLVVTIIVIEVVVTAIVLALIMNLFKQNRSLDVKHLNKLKG
- a CDS encoding NADH-quinone oxidoreductase subunit J, with product MNLILLTGLVLSAAGAVLLKDLLKAGICLGILSILLSIAFFKMNSPYAAVFELSVCAGLITVMFSTVVSMTNDEDGQRK